AGTCGAGGCTGACCATCAGATCTCTTTTTCAGCGGCTGACACTCGCGGCATCAGCATGCCGCATAATGATCCACTCCTCGTTGATATTGGGATTGGTGAGTGCCAGGTCACAAAGGTCCTCGTTGAAACTGGCAGCTCGATCGACCTTATCTTTAGGGATACTCTCGACAAGATGGAAATCGACTTACGCAACATGAAGCCCTCTTCACGCACTCTTACCGGGTTCAACGGTTCCTCAGAAAAAATGATTGGGACAATACGTCTTCCAGTTGACGCAGGGGACGTAACCCGAACCGTAAAGTTCTCCGTCATTTGGGCTAAAGTGCCTCACAACGCTATCCTCAGCACCCCTTGGTTGCACTCCATGAAGGCCATTCCCTCTACCTATCACCAGTGTGTTAAGTTCCCTGGGAAGGATGAAACAACACAGACGATCCGTGGAGACAAACGAGCCGCGAGAGAGCTGCCTATCGCCGCAGTCAAGCTACAACAGTCAGTTTCTCTCGTCAACTCAGTTACCAAACCCATCCATAAGATCAATCCTCAAAAGGAGGAAATCTGTGAAGTCCCCATTGATGAAGCCGACCCGTCAAAAGCCGTGCGTGTCGGAGCATTTCTCTCCGACGAGATGCAATTTCAGATCATCTCCAACGAGATGCAATTTCAGATCATCTCCTTCCTCAAAGTGAACGCTTTGAATTTCGCATGAACAACTTCTGATATGAAGGGAATAGACCCCGCAGTAACATCCAACGAGTTGAACGTTGATCCGACGTTCAAACCCATCCGACAGAAAAGACGGAAGCTCGGGCCCGAACGGTCTAAAGCCGTGAATGAGGAGGTCGACAGGCTGCTCGACGCAGGTTTCATTGCCGAGGTTCGGTACCCAGAGTGGCTGGCAAACCATGTGGTAGTAAAGAAGAAGAATGGAAAGTGGCGCATCGGTGTCGACTTCACCGATCTAAACAAAGCATGTCCAAAAGACAGCTAC
This sequence is a window from Brassica oleracea var. oleracea cultivar TO1000 chromosome C1, BOL, whole genome shotgun sequence. Protein-coding genes within it:
- the LOC106334946 gene encoding uncharacterized protein LOC106334946, with amino-acid sequence MGGSPPCGDSVRAVKDYRRQAVTAQKWPSQVEADHQISFSAADTRGISMPHNDPLLVDIGIGECQVTKVLVETGSSIDLIFRDTLDKMEIDLRNMKPSSRTLTGFNGSSEKMIGTIRLPVDAGDVTRTVKFSVIWAKVPHNAILSTPWLHSMKAIPSTYHQCVKFPGKDETTQTIRGDKRAARELPIAAVKLQQSVSLVNSVTKPIHKINPQKEEICEVPIDEADPSKAVRVGAFLSDEMQFQIISNEMQFQIISFLKGIDPAVTSNELNVDPTFKPIRQKRRKLGPERSKAVNEEVDRLLDAGFIAEVRYPEWLANHVVVKKKNGKWRIGVDFTDLNKACPKDSYPLPHIGRINSR